ATCCCGCTATAATCGGAAAACAGGTGCCGGATACCGCGGATGCTGAGTATTTCTTCCACACTTTCTTCGCGCCGGATAAAGTTGCTGAAGCGGTTGATTTCGGCAGCAGCCGAATTATCCCCGCTGAAAAGCTGCTCATTTACAACTATTCCGCCTCCGAAGCCGGTTCCAAGCGTAACCCCCAGTAAATTTTTGTATTTTTTTTTGCTTTGTTCGTTAATTTCGGGCAGCAATCCGCTGATGGCTTCTCCCAGCGCAAACAAGTCCCCGTCGTTATTGATAAATACCGGAATATGGAATTTGTTTTCGAGCATTTTGGCTAAAGGAACGCCGCCACGAAAAAACGGAAGATTTTCCAGGTCGCCGATAATGCCGGCTTCATAATCAGCCGGGCCGGGAAAACAAAAACTGATGGCATCGGCTTTTGTTCCGGTTTTTTCCTGTAAAAGCGAAAATCCGTGAAAGATCTTTTGGATAAAATCATCCAGATTTTCCGATGGTGCCGGAAGGTTAACTTTTTCCTGGAGAATCTGGTTGTTCTGAACTGCCGAAAAAACCAGATTGGTTCCGCCGGCATCCAAAGTAAGTATTGTTGTTTTTCCCATAATTATTCTGTGCTTTCAAAATCAAAAATAAAGAAAAAACCCTGACCAGAAAATCTTTGGCTGTTTTTTATGGCCGGCTTTTGTTTTTTGATAAAGCCGGCAATGCAAAAAGGTTTTCTCAAACGTTTGTATTCCCTGTTATCTTTTGTTTGCTGTTCTGAAAGGGCGGATGGACCCGGCCGGAAGTGGACTTCCCGTGATAAGTGCCCGATATTGGTTATTTTTGTGCCCTTAGAAACAGGAAATAAAATAACCGGAATAAAAAAACAGATCAAATGAAGAGAGTACTGATAGCTACAGGGGGCGGCGACTGCCCCGGATTAAATGCCGTAATTCGTGCCATTGTTCACCGGGCTTCGCAGGAAAAAGACTGGGAAGTTTTGGGAAGCATTCAGGCGTTTAACGGAATTCTTTGGGAACCTACCGAAGTAGTGGTACTGGATAATGAAAAAGTAAAAGGAATTCATTTCCAGGGAGGAACCATTATTGAAACCACCAATAAAGGCGGCCCGTTTGCCTGGCCGGTTAAAAATAAAAAAGGAGAATGGGAATATGTTGACCGTTCGGAAGAAATGATTCGTAAACTGCAGATCATGCATGTGGATGCTGTGATCAATATTGGCGGTGACGGATCACAACGAATTTCAGAAGCACTTTACCGCAAGGGGCTGAATATTATCGGGGTTCCCAAAACCATTGATAATGATTTGTCTTCAACCGACTCTACATTTGGTTTTCAAACTGCCGTGGAGGTTGCCACGGAAGCCGTCGATAAGTTAGTGACTACGGCTGCCAGCCATAATCGTGTTTTTGTGCTGGAAGTAATGGGTCGCGAAGCCGGCTGGATAGCCATGAATGCGGCTGTGGCTGGAGGAGCTGATGTGTGCCTGATTCCGGAAATGCCTTATGATATTGAAGCAGTAAAAGATGCCCTTGAAAAACGTTTTGTCCACGATCGTGGATTTGCCGTGGTGGTGATTGCCGAAGGGGCTTACCCGAAAGGGGGAAAAATGGTGGTGCAGGAAAACGATGAAATCGGATATGAAAATCCCAAGCTGGGCGGTATCAGCGGGGTTTTGATCAATCAGCTGAAAAAGGCCGGTTTCCAGCACGATATGCGTCAGACGGTTTTGGGCCATTTACAGCGTGGCGGCGTTCCCATTGCTTACGACCGGGTACTCTCGGCACAATTTGGGGTAAAAGCCTTTGAAATGGTGCTGAACGAAGAATATGGCAAAATGGTGGCTTATCGTCATCCTGACTTTATTGCCGTTCCGCTGAAAGATGCGATTGCCAAACCCAATTTGGTAACACCGGATAATGCACTGGTGAAAACAGTAAAAGGATTGGGAATTTCTTTGGGACAAAAAGAATAATTTTTTAAATGCTTTGAAAAAAGTCCGTTAACGGAAATAATTTTAATGTAAATTTGAGCCGTTATTTAAAAATTAATGGACATGAACATTCCCGAAAATTTAAAGTATTCAAAAGACCACGAATGGCTGAAGATTGAAGGTGACGAAGCTTACGTGGGGATTACTGATTTTGCCCAGAACGAATTGGGCGATATTGTTTTTGTTGAGGTGGAAACCGTTGACGAAACATTGGAAAAAGAAGAAACTTTCGGCACCGTAGAAGCTGTGAAAACAGTTTCTGATCTGCTTCTTCCGGTAGGAGGTACCATTCTTGAGTTTAACGAGAAGCTGGAAGATGAACCCGAGCTCATCAATAAAGATCCTTACGGCGATGGCTGGATTATTAAAATTAAGCTGACCAACCCGGATGAAGTGAATGATTTGATGGATGCTGATGCGTATAAAGCTTTAACCGAATCTTAGTTGCGTGGCGGTATGCTAAAAAAATTGTGGCCGTCGTTGCTCTGGTCAATAGTCATTTTGTTACTTACCGGCCTGCCGGGAAATTATTTCCCCAAAGTAACTACCTTTTGGGATTGGCTGGAGCCAGACAAGGCAGTGCATCTTTTCATCTTTGGTGTATTGTCGTTTTTGATTCTTTTTGGCTACCGCGAGCAATATTTTAACCGGGAAAAGCGTTATATTTTTGGTATTGTTGCTGTTGTTGTAGCAGCACTGTACGGTTTGATTACGGAGTTGTTACAATATTATGTTTTTACCGGAAGAGACGGAAACCGGTTTGATTTTTTTGCCGATGCAGCAGGCGCCGTGATAGGGTGGCTGGTGTTTAGTTATCTGTATCGAAAAAAAATAAAGCATCATACTAACGAAATAGAAGAATTTAATTAATTTAGCGGCCGGAAAAAGTTATCCGAAAATTTAAATAAAGAACGATGGAATCCAGAAAAACACCAAAAGCGGACCTCGAGAACAAAAAAGCCATCTTTTTTGAGATCGGCCTGGTGATTGCCCTGGCTCTTGTTTTCTTTTCTTTTAACTATAAAAGTTATAAAGCAAGAACCGTCACGCTGATTAAACAGCAGGTGCAAAACACCCCCGAGGAAATTGTCCCAATTACGGAACAGAAAGTAAAACCGCCTCCGCCACCTCCGCCTAAAGCGGTGACACAAATTAAAATTGTGAACAACGACGTGAAGGTAAATGATAATGTGGATATTGATGTGGAAGCCGATATGAATACCGCGGTTTCTGATTATGTTCCGCCGGAAGAAGAAGATTCGGTACCTGAACAGCATATCTTCATGGTTGTGGAGCAGATGCCTAGTTTCCCGGGAGGGATGGGTGCCTTGATGAAATATCTGGCTACACATATTCATTATCCCGAACTGGCCAAAGAAAGTGGTATCCAGGGGCGTGTGTTTATCAACTTTGTGGTTGAACCCGATGGCTCGATCTCACATGTGAAAGTTCTCCGTGGTATCGGAGGCGGATGTGACGAAGAAGCTGTACGTGTGGTGAAAAGTATGCCTAAATGGATTCCCGGTAAACAGCGGGGAAAACCAGTACGGGTATCTTTTAACCTTCCTGTGAAATTTACACTGGAATAAAAAGACAATTCGAATAATAAAAAAGCTCTCCCGTAAAAGGAGAGCTTTTTTTTATGCCTTGTTTTCCGGATGAAAATGGTGATATACCAATGCGGCTTTTGCTTTTCCGATAACGGGAATCATCTCCTGCTCCGAAACGTCTTTGATCTTTTTCACCGATCGGAAATGCTGTAAAAGTTTTTGGGCTGTATCTTTTCCAATGCCTTTGATCGTTGTCAATTCGGATTTTAATGTGCCCTGCTGGCGTCGTTTGCGATGATGAGTAATCCCAAAACGGTGTGCCTCGTCGCGCAATTGCTGAATCACTTTCAGGGTAACTGATTTTTTATCAAGATACAACGGTAATGGATCTCCTGGAAAGTAAAGCTCTTCCAGCCTTTTGGCAATGCCGATGATGGCTATTTTCCGGTCGAGATTTAATTTTTTCAAACTTTTTACAGCTGCACTTAATTGTCCTTTGCCGCCGTCCACGACAATGAGCTGGGGAAGCGGAAGGTTTTCTTTCTGCAACCGGCCGTAACGCCGCAGGATAATTTCCTCCATGGAAGCAAAATCGTTGGGCCCTTCCACCGTTTTAATGTTGAAATGGCGGTATGCTTTTTTATTGGGCTTGGCTTTAACAAATTGTACCATGGAAGCTACCGGAAAAGTTCCCTGAAAGTTGGAATTGTCAAAACATTCGATGATCTCGGGCAGAACATCCAGCCGTAAATCCTGTTTCATCTTTTCCAGAATCCGCCGGCTATGTCTTTCCGGATCAACGAGCTCCTGTTGTTTTTGTTGCTCCATGCTGTAATACCGGGCATTTCTTTCACTCAGCTCCAAAAGTTGTTTTTTGTCTCCTTTTTTAGGGACGATGATTTTAATATCGGGCCATTGAACTTCGGGACGGAAAGGAACGATGATTTCTTTGGCATGACTGCCAAAACGTTGCCGGAAATCCGTAATGGCAAACGTCAGAATTTCCTGTGGGGTTTCGTTCAGTTTCTTTTTTATTTCTACCGTGTGTGCCTGAACAATGGCGCCGTTCATCACCTTTAAAAAATTGACATAAGCTCTTTTTTCATCATTTAAAACAGAAAAAACATCCACATTGTTGATACGCGGATTCACGATGGTGGATTTGCTTTTGTAATTTTCCAGTATTTCCAGCTTTTCTTTTACCAGCTGTGCATTTTCAAAATCCTCTTTTTGGGCATAATCCATCATTACCCGGCGCAAGGCTCCGATCACTTCGCTTAAATTTCCTTTGATGATCGACCGGATTTGGGCAATGGTTTCGGCGTAGGCTTCTTCCGATTGTTTGCCCACACAAGGAGCCATGCAATTGCCGAGATGATATTCCAGGCAAACTTTGAATTTTTTCTTTTGGATGTTCTTTGGCGAAAGGTTCAGTTTGCAGGTGCGTAAAGGATAGAGTTTTCTGATGATGTCCAACAGGGTTTTCATCATGCGTACGGAAGCATACGGGCCATAATATTCCGAACCGTCGTTAACAATATGCCGGGTGGCGAAAACCCGCGGAAAAGGCTCGTTTTTAATGCAAATCCAGGGGTAGGTTTTGTCATCTTTGAGCATGATGTTGTAGCGGGGCTGCAGCTTCTTGATCAGATTGTTTTCGAGCAACAACGCATCCAGTTCGGTTTCGGTTACAATGAAACGGATATCCTGAATTTTTTTTACCAAAAGGCGAAGTTTCCCGCTGTCCGGTTCTTTGTTGAAATAGCTGGAAACCCTTTTTTTCAAGTTTTTGGCTTTTCCTACGTATAAAATTTTCCCGTCTTTATCATAATACCGATAAACTCCCGGTTTTTCCGGAAGACTGCGTACCAAAGCAGAAAGGTTTTCCTGAAGTGTATTTTTTTTCATCAGCCACGGGATTTTTTGCCAAAAATAAGGTTAAATCCGGCTTTTGTTCTCCGCTAATGCCGCTTCGTATAAGTTCGTCAGGGTGACGAAATCAGAAACGTCCAATTGCTCAGCCCGTTGATCAAACAGCGGATGGGTTACCGGAGAACCTCCGAAAAGCGCTTTCAAAGCGTTACGCAGGGTTTTTCGCCGTTGTCCAAAAGCGGCTTTTACCACTTTAAAGAACAGGGTTTCGTTACAGTTTAGTTTTTCGGTTTTGTTCCGTTGCAACCGGATAACGGCCGATTTTACTTTGGGAGGCGGAAAAAATACCGTTTCATTTACTGTAAAACAGTATTCGATGTCGTACCAGCTCTGGAGCAGTACGCTTAAAATGCCATACGTTTTATTACCGGGTTTAGCGGCAATTCGTTCCGCCACTTCTTTTTGAATCATGCCGACAACTTCAGGAATCCGGTTGCGGTTTTCCAGGATCTTAAAAAAAATCTGACTGGAAATGTTGTAAGGAAAATTGCCAATCAGTGAAAAATTTTCCGGAAACAAAGCCGGTAAATCGCTTTTTAAGAAATCGGTTTCCAATATTTGTAAACGTTCGTCCGAAAAGTGTTGGTGAAGATAGGTAACCGATTCAGTATCGATCTCAATAAGCGTTAATTGCCTGATATTTTCTTTTTCCAGTAGCGATTGTGTTAAGATGCCGGTTCCGGGACCAATTTCGCAAACAACGGGAAACCGGTCTGACAGACAGGCCGTAATTTTCCGGGCAATATTTTTGTCTTTCAGAAAATGTTGTCCTAAATGTTTTTTCGGCCTGACCATAGAAATCTTTAATCGTTAATCAATCATTTCAAATCCGGTATAGCTTTGTAAAGCTTTGGGTATTTTGATCCCCTCGGGGGTTTGGTTGTTTTCGAGCAGGGCTGCCACAATACGCGGAAGAGCCAGGGCGCTGCCATTAAGCGTATGGGCCAGACGGGTTT
The sequence above is drawn from the Candidatus Sulfidibacterium hydrothermale genome and encodes:
- a CDS encoding ROK family protein, with the translated sequence MGKTTILTLDAGGTNLVFSAVQNNQILQEKVNLPAPSENLDDFIQKIFHGFSLLQEKTGTKADAISFCFPGPADYEAGIIGDLENLPFFRGGVPLAKMLENKFHIPVFINNDGDLFALGEAISGLLPEINEQSKKKYKNLLGVTLGTGFGGGIVVNEQLFSGDNSAAAEINRFSNFIRREESVEEILSIRGIRHLFSDYSGITFEETPEPFEIFQIGNGQKPGNREAAQQAWSKFGQVLGDALANAVSLTDGCVVIGGGLSGAFPLFLPSTIKQMNSTFIKKDNTLVPRMELNAFNWEDEKEKAAFLKDESITIKVPYSEETQIYHPHKKIAVGITRLGTSEAVAEGAYAYAVSKLT
- a CDS encoding 6-phosphofructokinase; this translates as MKRVLIATGGGDCPGLNAVIRAIVHRASQEKDWEVLGSIQAFNGILWEPTEVVVLDNEKVKGIHFQGGTIIETTNKGGPFAWPVKNKKGEWEYVDRSEEMIRKLQIMHVDAVINIGGDGSQRISEALYRKGLNIIGVPKTIDNDLSSTDSTFGFQTAVEVATEAVDKLVTTAASHNRVFVLEVMGREAGWIAMNAAVAGGADVCLIPEMPYDIEAVKDALEKRFVHDRGFAVVVIAEGAYPKGGKMVVQENDEIGYENPKLGGISGVLINQLKKAGFQHDMRQTVLGHLQRGGVPIAYDRVLSAQFGVKAFEMVLNEEYGKMVAYRHPDFIAVPLKDAIAKPNLVTPDNALVKTVKGLGISLGQKE
- the gcvH gene encoding glycine cleavage system protein GcvH yields the protein MNIPENLKYSKDHEWLKIEGDEAYVGITDFAQNELGDIVFVEVETVDETLEKEETFGTVEAVKTVSDLLLPVGGTILEFNEKLEDEPELINKDPYGDGWIIKIKLTNPDEVNDLMDADAYKALTES
- a CDS encoding VanZ family protein; its protein translation is MLKKLWPSLLWSIVILLLTGLPGNYFPKVTTFWDWLEPDKAVHLFIFGVLSFLILFGYREQYFNREKRYIFGIVAVVVAALYGLITELLQYYVFTGRDGNRFDFFADAAGAVIGWLVFSYLYRKKIKHHTNEIEEFN
- a CDS encoding energy transducer TonB; the protein is MESRKTPKADLENKKAIFFEIGLVIALALVFFSFNYKSYKARTVTLIKQQVQNTPEEIVPITEQKVKPPPPPPPKAVTQIKIVNNDVKVNDNVDIDVEADMNTAVSDYVPPEEEDSVPEQHIFMVVEQMPSFPGGMGALMKYLATHIHYPELAKESGIQGRVFINFVVEPDGSISHVKVLRGIGGGCDEEAVRVVKSMPKWIPGKQRGKPVRVSFNLPVKFTLE
- the uvrC gene encoding excinuclease ABC subunit UvrC, with the translated sequence MKKNTLQENLSALVRSLPEKPGVYRYYDKDGKILYVGKAKNLKKRVSSYFNKEPDSGKLRLLVKKIQDIRFIVTETELDALLLENNLIKKLQPRYNIMLKDDKTYPWICIKNEPFPRVFATRHIVNDGSEYYGPYASVRMMKTLLDIIRKLYPLRTCKLNLSPKNIQKKKFKVCLEYHLGNCMAPCVGKQSEEAYAETIAQIRSIIKGNLSEVIGALRRVMMDYAQKEDFENAQLVKEKLEILENYKSKSTIVNPRINNVDVFSVLNDEKRAYVNFLKVMNGAIVQAHTVEIKKKLNETPQEILTFAITDFRQRFGSHAKEIIVPFRPEVQWPDIKIIVPKKGDKKQLLELSERNARYYSMEQQKQQELVDPERHSRRILEKMKQDLRLDVLPEIIECFDNSNFQGTFPVASMVQFVKAKPNKKAYRHFNIKTVEGPNDFASMEEIILRRYGRLQKENLPLPQLIVVDGGKGQLSAAVKSLKKLNLDRKIAIIGIAKRLEELYFPGDPLPLYLDKKSVTLKVIQQLRDEAHRFGITHHRKRRQQGTLKSELTTIKGIGKDTAQKLLQHFRSVKKIKDVSEQEMIPVIGKAKAALVYHHFHPENKA
- the rsmA gene encoding 16S rRNA (adenine(1518)-N(6)/adenine(1519)-N(6))-dimethyltransferase RsmA, which codes for MSMVRPKKHLGQHFLKDKNIARKITACLSDRFPVVCEIGPGTGILTQSLLEKENIRQLTLIEIDTESVTYLHQHFSDERLQILETDFLKSDLPALFPENFSLIGNFPYNISSQIFFKILENRNRIPEVVGMIQKEVAERIAAKPGNKTYGILSVLLQSWYDIEYCFTVNETVFFPPPKVKSAVIRLQRNKTEKLNCNETLFFKVVKAAFGQRRKTLRNALKALFGGSPVTHPLFDQRAEQLDVSDFVTLTNLYEAALAENKSRI